One segment of Castanea sativa cultivar Marrone di Chiusa Pesio chromosome 3, ASM4071231v1 DNA contains the following:
- the LOC142628728 gene encoding uncharacterized protein LOC142628728, with translation MDKSWMDAKRGSEEYFHGLNSFVEFAACTTCQGKISCPCRNCRHRHMLDVEVVRDHLYSFGMVKNYRTWVFNGEFESTQTTTEGGSSCVHETLDQYGDFHGMLHDLHPMHDMASASMDEGPSMQQGPDGPSVQQPVEAIVVLYHLKTLCGWTNKSFTLLLQVLQDLLPSDAKFPKDCYEAKKIITDLGLGYEKIHACPNDCMLYWKEKSNLDACPHCEESRWKPPESPVVDKTKASSSKIKKKAAKVLHWFPLKPRLQRLFLSSELATNMKWHATGRTNDGVMRHPADFEVWKEFDDKHVEFASDPRNVRLGLAADGFNPYGNMSTTHSTCPVVLVPYNLPPWMCMKRSSLILSLVIPGPTSPVIAIDVYLQPLVEELRELWDVGVESFDASSNTRFQLHAALMWTINDFPAYADISGWSMKGLLACPCCMNDTESCYLKHGRKVCYMGHRRWLDNDLEFREDDINFDGTKEFRVAPVTPSGSEIMDQTKKLVGRCLGKKHQALYNKRKRGEEDPCVWKKRSILFTLPYWADQKLRYNIDVMHTEKNVTDNIMATLLDLKDKTKDTYQARLDLKAMGIRSELHLVHKAVDTVEMPAACYNMSTSEKDGFLQVLKDVKVPDGYASNISRRVHLKERKISGLKSHDDHILMQQLLPIALRGSLPSQVTSELEKIFPPSFFTVMVHVVMHLAREAKLGGPVHYRWMYPIER, from the exons ATGGATAAGAGTTGGATGGATGCTAAAAGAGGTTCTGAAGAATACTTCCATGGGCTTAACTCATTTGTGGAGTTTGCTGCTTGCACGACATGTCAGGGGAAGATCTCATGTCCTTGTAGGAACTGTAGGCATAGACATATGCTTGATGTAGAGGTCGTGCGTGATCACCTGTACTCATTTGGGATGGTGAAGAATTATAGAACTTGGGTGTTTAATGGGGAATTTGAGTCTACACAGACCACTACTGAAGGTGGAAGTAGTTGTGTACATGAAACTTTGGATCAATATGGCGATTTCCATGGGATGCTACATGACTTACACCCCATGCATGATATGGCATCGGCTTCAATGGACGAAGGTCCTAGTATGCAACAAGGTCCAGATGGTCCTTCTGTGCAACAACCAGTTGAAG CCATTGTGGTTTTGTACCACTTAAAGACTCTTTGCGGTTGGACTAACAAATCGTTCACTCTGTTGCTTCAAGTCTTGCAAGATTTACTTCCTTCGGATGCTAAGTTTCCAAAAGATTGTTACGAGGCTAAGAAGATAATTAcggatttgggtttgggttatgagaAGATTCATGCTTGTCCTAATGACTGCATGCTTTATTGGAAGGAAAAGAGTAACCTTGATGCTTGCCCACATTGTGAGGAATCAAGATGGAAACCACCCGAGTCGCCTGTAGTTGATAAGACAAAAGCTTCATCAAGCAAGATCAAGAAGAAAGCTGCAAAGGTCCTACATTGGTTCCCTTTAAAGCCAAGATTGCAACGACTCTTTCTATCATCCGAACTAGCCACTAATATGAAATGGCATGCTACTGGTCGAACAAATGACGGGGTGATGAGGCATCCCGCTGATTTTGAAGTTTGGAAAGAATTTGATGATAAGCATGTAGAGTTCGCATCTGACCCCCGCAATGTCCGACTTGGGTTAGCAGCGGATGGGTTCAACCCATATGGAAACATGAGTACCACGCATAGTACATGTCCGGTTGTGTTGGTTCCATACAACCTCCCTCCGTGGATGTGCATGAAAAGGTCTTCCTTGATCTTGTCACTTGTAATTCCTGGTCCAACCTCACCTGTGATTGCTATAGATGTGTACCTACAGCCCTTGGTAGAAGAATTAAGAGAGCTGTGGGATGTTGGAGTCGAATCATTTGACGCATCTTCTAATACCAGATTCCAATTGCATGCAGCACTAATGTGGACCATAAATGATTTTCCTGCATACGCTGACATTTCCGGTTGGAGTATGAAGGGTTTGCTTGCATGTCCATGTTGCATGAATGATACTGAGTCCTGTTACCTTAAACATGGCCGGAAAGTTTGTTACATGGGACATAGGCGATGGTTGGATAACGATCTCGAGTTCCGTGAAGATGATATAAATTTTGATGGGACTAAGGAGTTTAGAGTGGCTCCAGTGACACCATCGGGCTCAGAGATCATGGACCAAACAAAGAAGTTAGTTGGACGTTGTCTTGGGAAGAAGCATCAGGCTCTTTAtaacaaaagaaagaggggGGAGGAAGATCCGTGTGTCTGGAAGAAGAGAAGCATTTTGTTCACCTTGCCCTATTGGGCTGATCAGAAGTTGCGTTACAATATCGATGTGATGCATACGGAGAAGAATGTTACTGATAATATAATGGCGACGTTGCTAGACTTAAAAGACAAGACAAAGGACACCTACCAAGCACGCCTTGACTTAAAGGCCATGGGTATACGAAGTGAACTTCATCTAGTCCACAAAGCGGTTGATACGGTTGAGATGCCAGCAGCTTGTTATAATATGAGTACAAGTGAGAAAGACGGCTTCCTACAAGTTTTGAAGGATGTAAAAGTGCCCGATGGGTATGCTTCGAATATCTCACGTCGTGTCCATCTCAAAGAACGCAAGATTTCTGGTTTAAAGAGTCATGATGACCACATCTTGATGCAACAACTCCTTCCAATAGCTTTGCGCGGATCATTGCCGTCACAAGTAACAAGTGAATTGGAGAAGATATTTCCTCCATCATTTTTCACCGTTATGGTACATGTAGTCATGCATTTGGCAAGGGAAGCAAAGCTTGGTGGACCAGTTCATTATCGTTGGATGTATCCTATTGAGAGGTAA
- the LOC142626875 gene encoding loganic acid O-methyltransferase-like, whose translation MKMSNNTNIVPESYPMNGGDGSNSYTKNSYFQRAGTNAMKAIIDDVIAEKLYVEKQISSSKSTFRIADLGCSVGPNTFIAMQNIIDAVQQKYQSQGFASHMPEFQVFFNDHTSNDFNTLFASLPPERPYFATGVPGSFHGRLFPDFSLDFVHSSYALQWLSKVPEELLNKNSAAWNKGRVHYASAPDEVAQAYTDQFAKDITIFLDGRAKELVVGGLMVLIMPGITNGIPHSCSATGLMFDFLGHCLMDMAKEGLISEVQVDSFNLPVYVASPKEMTQLVERNGCFSIERMEITQPWTRVDDLSGQACTMHLRAGMEGIISKHFGTEIIDELFDRYYKKHGEFIGLLESKRNEGNQLFIILKRI comes from the exons atgaaaatgAGTAACAATACAAACATAGTGCCTGAATCTTATCCAATGAACGGCGGAGATGGCAGTAATAGTTATACCAAAAACTCCTACTTCCag AGGGCAGGTACAAATGCTATGAAGGCAATAATTGATGATGTAATTGCGGAGAAGCTTTATGtagaaaaacaaatttctagTTCAAAGAGCACATTCCGTATAGCAGATTTGGGATGTTCAGTTGGGCCAAATACCTTCATTGCTATGCAAAATATAATAGATGCTGTGCAACAAAAGTACCAATCCCAAGGCTTTGCTTCTCATATGCCTGAATTTCAAGTGTTCTTCAATGATCATACATCCAATGATTTTAATACCCTCTTTGCCTCTCTCCCACCAGAAAGGCCATATTTTGCAACTGGAGTGCCAGGGTCTTTCCATGGTCGGCTATTCCCTGATTTCTCTCTCGATTTTGTACATTCATCTTATGCACTCCAATGGCTCTCTAAGGTGCCAGAAGAGCTGCTAAATAAGAACTCTGCTGCATGGAACAAGGGGAGGGTTCACTATGCAAGTGCCCCAGACGAAGTAGCTCAAGCTTATACAGACCAATTTGCTAAGGACATAACAATCTTTTTAGATGGTAGGGCTAAAGAGCTTGTTGTGGGTGGACTAATGGTTCTTATTATGCCAGGAATTACAAATGGGATTCCTCATTCTTGTTCAGCAACAGGATTGATGTTTGATTTCCTGGGACACTGCCTCATGGATATGGCAAAGGAG GGATTAATTAGTGAAGTTCAGGTGGACTCCTTTAACTTGCCTGTTTATGTTGCCTCGCCCAAGGAGATGACGCAACTGGTGGAAAGAAATGGGTGTTTTAGCATTGAAAGAATGGAGATAACACAACCTTGGACAAGAGTTGATGACCTCAGTGGCCAGGCATGCACGATGCACCTAAGAGCTGGCATGGAGGGTATAATAAGCAAACATTTTGGAACTGAGATTATTGATGAACTATTTGATCGATACTATAAGAAACATGGAGAGTTTATCGGCCTATTGGAGTCAAAACGCAATGAAGGAAATcaactatttattattttgaaacgCATATGA